One segment of Xanthomonas oryzae pv. oryzae DNA contains the following:
- a CDS encoding TonB-dependent receptor, translated as MRETRTLPRTRRLTSALLFAMSTPLAAQTAPAPQSASTVPGSSQADPATLDTVQVSGIRGSLTSSMNVKRDAQGIVDGIVAEDIGKFPDTNLAESLQRISGVSIDRSLGEGSRVTVRGVGPDFNLVLLNGRQMPGASIEESNASNSRAFDFANLASESISGIEVFKTSRASTPTGGIGATINIKTARPLDNPGMHANVGLKGVHDASNENLPGRLQGDWLTPEISGIFSNTSADGRFGVSLSGSYQERDFGYSQVGVPNGWRAFRGDSTAYGTIPQPGAPGSENIVNRPGPNDIYSVPQNLNDRVVGVERQRTNGQLTLQYKPLDNITATLDYTYSENKIQQQRNEMSVWFNYGPSASSWTQGPVSGPITYSEIVNPPTSDLATAGSNAATRNQNKSLGFNVDWAVSDQFKLNVDIHRSTAEAGADSPYGSSNSLGVSGFYRGTSVVDFSKDFPVLQQQLGFGLNGLDPSRTLVTGSAFRNSYMKSEIDQAQVNGDFTFENYSQLTFGIGSTEVKNRSAFSNVQRNTWGGNGTAADYPDDLWIPSSFAQYFDAIDGSGNPQQFNQLYLFDFERVRQAAAHAAGDESLYRISPVFTTDRRVIEKSKNAYLQWNNSWDDLRVPISLAAGVRYEETKVQAQALVPVAVGIDWVANNELPIRLSDSAFAGGSGKYKYWLPSLDLSFKLREDLVLRGSYGETIGRPGWGDIQGGQTLNQIGRIEGGSGQEGNPGLKPLLSHNIDLSLEWYYGEESYASVGFFRKNIDNYVGVTTRNDTSLGLHTPVGGAYWNQALANGCATAELTCIRNYIFRNFSGQPGVVRGTDDTNGNATGTISGQPGDPVANFSITAPANQRSASLDGWEFNVQHMFGQSGFGVSANYTKVNSGLTYDNYVIGEQFALEGLSDSANLVGFYDKDKWQVRAAYNWRDEFLAARFDGSGLPNPVYTEAYGQLDLSIGYQWTETLSLSLEAINLTNEIQRQHGRQKNEIIYATQTGPRYMLGLRYTFW; from the coding sequence CCATGTCGACTCCGCTGGCCGCGCAGACCGCGCCGGCGCCGCAGTCGGCATCCACCGTGCCGGGCTCCAGTCAGGCCGACCCCGCCACCCTCGATACCGTCCAGGTCAGCGGTATCCGTGGCAGCCTCACCTCGTCGATGAACGTCAAACGCGATGCGCAAGGCATCGTCGACGGCATCGTGGCCGAAGACATCGGCAAGTTTCCCGATACCAACCTGGCCGAATCGTTGCAGCGCATCAGCGGTGTGTCGATCGACCGCTCGCTGGGCGAAGGCTCGCGCGTCACCGTGCGCGGCGTCGGCCCGGACTTCAACCTGGTACTGTTGAACGGTCGCCAGATGCCCGGCGCCAGCATCGAAGAATCCAACGCCTCCAACTCGCGTGCGTTCGACTTCGCCAACCTGGCGTCCGAGTCGATCTCCGGCATCGAGGTGTTCAAGACCAGCCGTGCCAGCACGCCCACCGGCGGTATCGGCGCGACCATCAACATCAAGACCGCCCGGCCGCTGGATAACCCGGGCATGCATGCCAACGTCGGTCTCAAGGGTGTGCATGACGCGTCCAACGAGAACCTGCCCGGCCGCTTGCAGGGCGATTGGCTGACGCCGGAAATTTCCGGCATTTTCAGCAATACCTCGGCCGATGGACGCTTTGGCGTGTCGCTGAGCGGCAGCTACCAGGAACGCGACTTCGGCTACAGCCAGGTTGGCGTGCCTAATGGCTGGCGCGCATTCCGTGGCGATTCCACCGCCTACGGCACCATTCCGCAGCCGGGTGCGCCGGGCTCGGAAAACATCGTCAACCGTCCTGGTCCGAACGATATCTATTCGGTACCGCAGAACCTCAACGACCGCGTGGTCGGCGTCGAACGCCAGCGCACCAACGGCCAGTTGACCCTGCAGTACAAGCCGCTGGACAACATCACCGCCACGCTGGATTACACCTACTCGGAAAACAAGATCCAGCAGCAGCGCAACGAGATGTCGGTGTGGTTCAACTACGGACCGTCCGCCAGCTCCTGGACCCAGGGACCGGTGTCCGGTCCGATTACCTATTCGGAAATCGTCAATCCGCCCACCAGCGATCTGGCCACCGCCGGCTCCAATGCGGCCACGCGTAACCAGAACAAGTCGCTCGGTTTCAATGTGGATTGGGCGGTGAGCGATCAGTTCAAGCTGAACGTCGACATTCACCGCTCTACCGCCGAAGCCGGCGCGGACAGCCCATACGGGTCGAGCAACTCGCTGGGCGTGTCCGGGTTCTACCGCGGCACCTCGGTGGTGGATTTCAGCAAGGATTTCCCGGTATTGCAGCAGCAGCTGGGCTTCGGGCTGAACGGCCTGGACCCGTCGCGCACGCTGGTCACCGGCTCGGCATTCCGCAACAGCTACATGAAGTCTGAAATCGATCAGGCGCAGGTCAATGGCGACTTCACCTTCGAAAACTATTCGCAGTTGACGTTCGGCATCGGCAGCACCGAGGTCAAGAACCGCTCGGCGTTCTCCAACGTGCAGCGCAACACCTGGGGCGGCAACGGCACCGCGGCCGATTATCCGGACGACCTGTGGATTCCCAGCTCGTTTGCGCAGTACTTCGATGCGATCGACGGCAGCGGCAATCCGCAGCAGTTCAACCAGCTGTACCTGTTCGACTTCGAGCGCGTGCGCCAGGCCGCCGCGCACGCTGCTGGCGATGAGTCGCTGTACCGCATCTCGCCGGTGTTCACCACCGACCGCCGCGTGATTGAAAAGTCCAAGAACGCCTACCTGCAGTGGAACAACAGCTGGGACGATCTGCGCGTGCCGATCAGCCTGGCGGCCGGCGTGCGCTACGAAGAAACCAAGGTCCAGGCGCAGGCGCTGGTGCCGGTGGCCGTGGGCATCGACTGGGTCGCCAACAACGAGCTGCCGATCCGTCTGTCCGACTCGGCATTTGCCGGCGGCAGCGGCAAGTACAAATACTGGCTGCCCAGCCTGGATCTGAGCTTCAAGCTGCGCGAAGACCTGGTGCTGCGCGGCAGCTACGGCGAAACCATCGGCCGGCCCGGTTGGGGCGACATCCAGGGCGGGCAGACGCTCAACCAGATCGGCCGCATCGAAGGCGGCTCGGGCCAGGAAGGCAATCCCGGCCTCAAGCCGTTGCTGTCGCACAACATCGACCTGTCGCTGGAGTGGTATTACGGCGAGGAGAGCTACGCCTCGGTGGGGTTCTTCCGCAAGAACATCGACAACTATGTCGGCGTCACCACCCGCAACGACACCTCGCTGGGCCTGCACACGCCGGTGGGCGGCGCCTACTGGAACCAGGCGCTGGCCAATGGCTGCGCCACCGCCGAGCTGACCTGCATCCGCAACTACATCTTCCGCAACTTCTCCGGCCAGCCGGGCGTGGTCCGCGGAACCGACGACACCAACGGCAATGCCACCGGTACGATCAGCGGGCAGCCGGGCGACCCGGTCGCCAACTTCTCCATCACCGCGCCGGCCAACCAGCGGTCGGCCTCGTTGGATGGTTGGGAATTCAACGTGCAGCACATGTTCGGCCAGAGCGGCTTCGGCGTGTCGGCCAACTACACCAAGGTCAACTCCGGACTCACCTACGACAACTACGTGATCGGCGAGCAGTTCGCGCTGGAAGGGTTGAGCGATTCGGCCAACCTGGTCGGCTTCTACGACAAGGACAAGTGGCAGGTACGTGCAGCCTATAACTGGCGCGACGAGTTCTTGGCCGCGCGTTTCGACGGCAGCGGCCTGCCCAACCCGGTCTACACCGAAGCCTATGGTCAGCTGGATCTGAGCATCGGGTACCAGTGGACCGAGACCCTGTCGCTGAGCCTGGAGGCGATCAACCTCACCAACGAAATCCAGCGTCAGCATGGCCGGCAGAAGAACGAGATCATCTATGCCACCCAGACCGGCCCGCGCTACATGCTGGGCCTGCGTTACACGTTCTGGTGA
- a CDS encoding SapC family protein, which produces MTNAVLLNNLDHRDLRVITAHGAAYGDKVVSAATFPQEFRQLQAQYPIVFHRSGERSFQPLALLGLRLGENLFLDGARWDAPYIPLSIQRQPFLIGEQPDGPMVHIDLDSPRISSAEGELLFREHGGTTDFLDRISQVLRTLHDGLAASDAFVERVLRYDLLEPFVFEATLNNGLECRLAGLYVVHEERLRALDEAALLELHRHGDLEPLYMAVASIAQFRHLLERMNRRHAR; this is translated from the coding sequence ATGACCAATGCTGTGTTGTTGAACAATCTCGATCACCGCGATCTGCGCGTGATCACCGCGCACGGCGCCGCCTACGGCGATAAGGTGGTGTCGGCTGCGACCTTTCCGCAGGAATTCCGCCAGCTGCAGGCGCAATATCCCATCGTGTTCCATCGCAGCGGCGAGCGCAGTTTCCAGCCGCTGGCGCTGCTGGGATTACGCCTGGGCGAAAACCTGTTTCTGGATGGCGCGCGTTGGGATGCGCCCTATATTCCGCTATCGATTCAGCGCCAACCGTTCCTGATCGGCGAACAACCCGACGGGCCGATGGTGCACATCGATCTGGATAGCCCACGCATCAGCAGCGCTGAGGGCGAGCTGCTGTTTCGCGAACACGGCGGCACCACCGACTTTCTCGACCGCATCAGCCAGGTGCTGCGCACGCTGCACGATGGGCTGGCCGCCAGCGATGCGTTTGTCGAACGCGTACTGCGTTATGACCTGCTCGAACCGTTCGTGTTCGAAGCCACCTTGAATAACGGCCTGGAATGCCGCCTGGCCGGGCTCTACGTCGTACACGAAGAACGCCTGCGCGCACTCGATGAGGCCGCGCTGCTCGAGCTGCACCGGCACGGCGATCTGGAACCGCTGTACATGGCGGTGGCCTCGATCGCGCAATTTCGCCATCTGCTTGAACGCATGAATCGCCGTCATGCCCGCTGA
- a CDS encoding cupin-like domain-containing protein — translation MPAEPRVIEECHGLDPQQLDTAILRSTTPLVLRGLVRAWPLAQAGARSAQAAAAYLRGFDRGEAVVAQVGPPDIGGRFFYNADMSGFNFRRERVPLGVVLDTLLRDLDNAQPPAIYVGSTTLDTYLPGLRAHNPIALPQSEPLASIWMGNRTRIPAHQDLPDNLACVVAGRRRFTLFPPEQLANLYIGPLDLTPAGQPVSLVDIAAPDLLRFPRYAQALEHALVAELLPGDALFIPSMWWHHVEALESFNVLVNFWWRQSPAYMDSPMNALMLALLTIRDLPAEQRATWQEVFRHYVFEANGTTTAHLPDAARGVLAPMDDARARSLRARLLQRLNR, via the coding sequence ATGCCCGCTGAGCCACGCGTCATCGAAGAATGCCACGGCCTGGACCCGCAACAGCTGGACACGGCCATCCTTCGCTCCACCACGCCGCTGGTGCTGCGTGGGCTGGTGCGCGCCTGGCCGCTGGCGCAGGCCGGCGCGCGTTCCGCCCAGGCCGCTGCCGCCTATCTGCGTGGTTTCGACCGCGGCGAGGCGGTGGTCGCGCAGGTTGGGCCACCGGACATTGGCGGGCGTTTCTTCTACAACGCCGATATGAGCGGCTTCAACTTCCGCCGGGAGCGCGTGCCCTTGGGCGTTGTGCTGGACACCTTGTTGCGCGACCTCGATAACGCGCAGCCACCGGCGATCTATGTCGGTTCCACCACGCTGGACACCTACCTGCCCGGGCTGCGCGCGCACAATCCGATCGCGCTGCCGCAGAGCGAGCCGCTGGCCAGCATCTGGATGGGCAACCGCACCCGCATCCCCGCGCATCAGGACCTGCCCGACAACCTGGCCTGCGTGGTCGCCGGGCGGCGCCGCTTCACGCTGTTCCCGCCCGAGCAGTTGGCCAACCTCTACATCGGCCCGTTGGATCTGACCCCGGCCGGGCAACCGGTCAGCCTGGTGGATATCGCCGCGCCGGATCTGCTGCGCTTTCCGCGCTATGCGCAGGCGCTGGAACATGCGCTGGTCGCCGAGCTGCTGCCGGGCGATGCGTTGTTCATTCCCAGCATGTGGTGGCATCACGTCGAGGCGCTGGAAAGCTTCAACGTGCTGGTCAATTTCTGGTGGCGGCAGAGCCCGGCTTACATGGATTCGCCCATGAACGCGCTGATGCTGGCGCTGCTGACCATCCGCGACCTGCCGGCCGAACAACGCGCCACCTGGCAGGAGGTGTTTCGTCACTACGTCTTCGAGGCCAACGGCACCACCACCGCGCATCTGCCAGATGCCGCGCGCGGCGTGCTGGCCCCGATGGACGACGCCCGTGCGCGCAGCCTGCGTGCGCGGCTGCTGCAACGCTTGAATCGCTGA
- a CDS encoding tryptophan halogenase family protein, with translation MPDTLPSDPQQRAVRRVVIAGGGTAGWMAAAAMSKLLGRHLQITLVESDEIGTVGVGEATIPSLVTFHRLLEIDEAAFMAATQATIKLGIAFEHWRDVDRHYIHSFGHAGTDHWSAGFQHFWLKGQQRGVARDFGDYCLELRAAQEGRFAHLPNGGMNYAYHLDAGLYARFLRRFSEGFGVTRIEGRIGQVETDAESGFLTALTLQDGTRVEGDLFLDCTGLAGLLIGKTLGVGSDDWSRWLFADSALAVQTEAVGPPVTYTRSRADQAGWMWRIPLQHRVGNGIVYSSRYMDQDSARAVLERNLTGRALTEPRPLRVTPNQRHRVWEKNCVALGLASGFLEPLESTNIHLIQRGIIRLLQTFPQVINAVDIAEYNRQAAQEITHIRDFVILHYHATDRRDTPFWRDCAAMDIPDSLRHRVELFRQSGRVFHQANELFAENSWVQVMLGQGIVPQQHHPVADLMGDAELSRFLDTIHTRVEAALVRLPAHADFLQRYCPAPPPPEPAARLPAPPVMAPPAG, from the coding sequence ATGCCCGACACCCTGCCTTCGGACCCGCAGCAGCGCGCAGTGCGCCGCGTTGTCATCGCCGGCGGCGGCACGGCTGGCTGGATGGCGGCTGCAGCGATGTCGAAGTTGCTGGGTCGACACCTGCAGATCACCCTGGTGGAGTCCGACGAGATCGGCACGGTGGGGGTGGGCGAAGCCACCATTCCCAGCCTGGTCACCTTCCACCGTTTGCTGGAGATCGACGAAGCCGCCTTCATGGCCGCCACCCAGGCCACCATCAAGCTCGGTATCGCCTTCGAACACTGGCGCGACGTGGACCGGCATTACATCCATTCCTTCGGTCATGCCGGGACCGATCACTGGAGCGCAGGGTTTCAGCATTTCTGGTTGAAGGGGCAACAGCGCGGCGTGGCGCGCGACTTCGGCGACTACTGCCTGGAACTGCGTGCGGCGCAGGAAGGCCGCTTCGCGCACCTGCCCAATGGCGGCATGAATTACGCCTACCACCTGGACGCCGGGCTGTACGCGCGCTTCTTGCGCCGCTTCAGCGAAGGCTTCGGGGTCACGCGCATCGAAGGCCGCATCGGCCAGGTGGAGACCGATGCGGAAAGCGGTTTCCTCACCGCACTGACGCTGCAGGACGGCACGCGGGTGGAAGGCGACCTGTTCCTGGATTGCACCGGCTTGGCCGGCCTGCTGATCGGCAAGACGCTGGGCGTGGGCAGCGACGATTGGTCGCGCTGGTTGTTCGCCGACAGCGCGCTGGCGGTGCAGACCGAAGCGGTGGGCCCGCCGGTGACCTACACCCGTTCGCGCGCCGATCAGGCCGGCTGGATGTGGCGCATTCCGCTGCAGCACCGGGTGGGGAACGGCATCGTGTATTCCAGCCGTTACATGGACCAGGACAGTGCGCGGGCGGTGCTGGAACGCAACCTCACCGGGCGCGCGCTCACCGAGCCGCGGCCGCTGCGCGTCACGCCCAACCAGCGCCACCGCGTGTGGGAGAAGAACTGCGTGGCGCTGGGCCTGGCCAGCGGGTTCCTGGAGCCGCTGGAATCGACCAATATCCATCTGATCCAGCGCGGCATCATCCGCCTGCTGCAGACCTTCCCGCAGGTCATCAACGCTGTCGACATCGCCGAATACAACCGCCAGGCGGCCCAGGAGATCACGCACATCCGCGATTTCGTGATCCTGCATTACCACGCCACCGATCGCCGCGACACGCCGTTCTGGCGCGACTGCGCGGCAATGGACATCCCCGATTCGCTGCGCCACCGGGTGGAGCTGTTCCGCCAGAGCGGGCGGGTCTTCCATCAGGCCAACGAGCTGTTTGCCGAGAACTCGTGGGTGCAGGTGATGCTGGGCCAGGGCATCGTGCCGCAACAGCATCACCCGGTGGCCGACCTGATGGGCGATGCGGAGCTGAGCCGCTTCCTGGACACCATCCACACCCGGGTGGAGGCGGCGCTGGTGCGGTTGCCCGCGCACGCTGACTTCCTGCAGCGCTACTGCCCTGCCCCGCCGCCGCCCGAACCGGCCGCACGCCTGCCGGCCCCGCCGGTCATGGCGCCCCCGGCAGGATAA
- a CDS encoding energy transducer TonB — translation MLDLTQGRMASRIAPVILLVGLAACSKQEDKAATTAPATGATPAALAPTPATAVSPQVQSMAADQLRASATKALQDNRMYAPAGDNAVEYYLALREKQPQDATVNSALTDLLPYTLIAAEQSIGREEFHEAQRLIALIAQVDPQAPALPRLKSGLETSMKTAANHSEHDAEHDAEQAKKQVEVKAKQAAEQKRLGEQQTREAAAAQQIAAQQEAARQQTAEAERQAAARRQAEAPASTPAAPRPAPAAAAAAAPAAQSLRPISTPAPHYPPEALRAGTSGEVLVELTVGTDGSITTSRVLRANPPRVFDREALIAVKHWRFEPVDAPVTTRRTLSFNPGD, via the coding sequence ATGTTGGATCTGACACAGGGCCGTATGGCAAGCCGGATCGCGCCGGTCATTTTGCTGGTGGGCCTGGCCGCCTGCTCCAAGCAGGAAGACAAGGCCGCCACCACCGCGCCAGCCACCGGCGCCACGCCGGCAGCATTGGCACCCACGCCTGCGACGGCGGTCTCGCCGCAGGTGCAGTCGATGGCTGCCGACCAGTTGCGCGCATCGGCCACCAAGGCGCTGCAGGACAACCGTATGTACGCCCCGGCCGGCGACAACGCGGTGGAGTACTACCTGGCCTTGCGTGAGAAGCAGCCGCAGGACGCCACCGTCAACAGCGCGCTGACCGATCTGCTGCCCTATACGCTGATCGCCGCCGAACAAAGCATCGGCCGCGAAGAATTCCACGAAGCGCAACGTTTGATTGCGTTGATCGCGCAGGTCGACCCGCAGGCACCGGCATTGCCGCGCCTGAAGAGCGGCCTGGAAACCAGCATGAAGACCGCTGCCAACCACTCCGAGCATGACGCCGAGCATGATGCCGAGCAGGCCAAGAAGCAGGTCGAAGTCAAGGCCAAGCAAGCCGCCGAGCAGAAGCGTCTGGGCGAGCAGCAGACCCGCGAAGCGGCCGCTGCCCAGCAGATTGCCGCCCAGCAGGAAGCGGCTCGCCAGCAGACCGCCGAGGCCGAGCGGCAGGCGGCTGCGCGTCGTCAAGCCGAAGCGCCGGCATCCACACCGGCGGCACCGCGTCCGGCGCCGGCAGCCGCCGCTGCAGCCGCACCGGCGGCGCAGTCGTTGCGCCCGATCAGCACCCCGGCACCGCACTACCCACCCGAAGCACTGCGTGCCGGCACCTCCGGCGAAGTGCTGGTGGAGCTCACGGTCGGCACCGACGGCTCGATCACCACCTCGCGCGTGCTGCGCGCCAACCCGCCGCGCGTGTTCGATCGCGAAGCCCTCATCGCGGTCAAGCACTGGCGCTTCGAACCGGTGGACGCACCGGTGACCACGCGGCGCACGCTGTCGTTCAATCCGGGCGATTGA
- a CDS encoding ABC transporter permease: MSTTSLFSTLWTVLRKELRDISRDRRTLALALLLSPLLYPILILGIGALSESRVRTQIDKPLDIPTLGRSNAPNLVRFLAAQGLNAVDAPADLTAEIRNQDVDVALRISDSYAEDWREGRPALVEIIKDSTRREADVPSMRLQAALSGYSQQVGALRLLARGIDAQVSRPLEVAAQDLATAEAKRGQMMAMLLPVLLVITSFLGGASLILDATAGERERQSLEPLLATPAPRSAIVSGKIAAACVIGMVSLLLTLLAFKLSAQLSTSNLGRQLNVGFVPMLQMLFILVPMLFVGTSLLTYLAAAARSMKEAQAHMTWLLLLPMLPGYALMAYPLKTQLWHFAVPFLAQNQMLLKVIRHETINVQTWAVYLLAGFGVAALLWYAAVRRYHQERLAISG, encoded by the coding sequence ATGAGCACCACGTCGTTGTTCTCCACGCTATGGACCGTGCTGCGCAAGGAATTGCGCGACATCTCACGCGACCGCCGCACCCTGGCATTGGCGTTGCTGCTATCGCCGCTGCTCTACCCGATTCTGATTCTGGGCATTGGCGCCTTGAGCGAGAGCCGCGTGCGTACGCAGATCGACAAGCCGCTCGACATTCCCACGCTCGGTCGCAGCAACGCGCCGAATCTGGTGCGTTTTCTGGCCGCGCAAGGGCTCAACGCTGTGGATGCGCCAGCTGATCTGACGGCGGAGATTCGCAACCAGGATGTGGATGTGGCACTGCGCATCAGCGACAGTTATGCAGAGGATTGGCGCGAAGGCCGGCCGGCACTGGTGGAGATCATCAAGGACAGCACGCGCCGCGAAGCCGATGTGCCGAGCATGCGCCTGCAGGCCGCGCTCAGCGGTTACAGCCAACAGGTGGGGGCATTGCGTTTGCTGGCGCGCGGGATCGATGCGCAAGTCTCCAGGCCCCTGGAAGTCGCCGCGCAGGACCTCGCCACTGCCGAAGCCAAACGCGGCCAGATGATGGCGATGCTGCTACCGGTGTTGCTGGTGATCACCTCGTTTCTGGGGGGCGCGTCGTTGATTCTGGATGCCACTGCCGGCGAGCGCGAACGCCAATCGCTGGAGCCGTTGCTGGCCACGCCCGCGCCACGCAGCGCCATTGTCAGCGGCAAGATCGCTGCGGCCTGCGTGATCGGCATGGTGTCGTTGTTGCTCACCTTGCTGGCATTCAAGCTGAGCGCGCAGCTGTCCACATCCAACCTGGGCCGACAGCTCAATGTCGGCTTCGTGCCGATGCTGCAGATGCTCTTCATCCTGGTGCCGATGCTGTTCGTCGGCACCTCGCTGCTGACCTATCTGGCCGCCGCCGCCAGGAGCATGAAGGAAGCGCAGGCGCACATGACCTGGTTGCTGCTGCTGCCGATGCTGCCGGGCTATGCCTTGATGGCGTATCCGCTGAAGACGCAGCTGTGGCATTTTGCGGTGCCGTTTCTGGCGCAGAACCAGATGCTGTTGAAGGTGATCCGCCACGAGACCATCAACGTGCAGACCTGGGCGGTGTATCTGCTGGCCGGTTTCGGTGTGGCGGCATTGCTGTGGTATGCCGCAGTGCGCCGCTATCACCAGGAGCGTCTGGCGATTTCGGGTTGA
- a CDS encoding ATP-binding cassette domain-containing protein: protein MIVVDTLHKSFKTKAGLVKAVDGVSFGAADGQITGLLGPNGAGKTTTLRMLYTLMSPDQGSVTIDGVDVASDPVTVRRALGVLPDARGVYKRLTARENIAYFGELHGMSCAQIAQRTALLSKALDMDDILDRQTEGFSQGQRTKTAIARALVHDPRNVILDEPTNGLDVMTTRAMRGFLQQLRAEGRCVIFSSHIMQEVAALCDRIVIIAKGTVVASGSADELRAATCEHNLEDAFVKAIGSDEGLHA from the coding sequence ATGATCGTCGTCGATACTCTGCATAAGTCGTTCAAGACCAAGGCCGGGCTGGTGAAAGCCGTCGACGGTGTCAGTTTCGGCGCTGCCGATGGCCAGATCACTGGCTTGCTCGGCCCTAACGGTGCCGGCAAGACCACCACCTTGCGCATGCTCTACACGCTGATGTCGCCAGACCAGGGCAGCGTCACCATCGATGGCGTGGATGTCGCCAGCGACCCGGTGACAGTGCGCCGCGCACTCGGCGTGTTGCCGGACGCACGCGGGGTCTACAAGCGTTTGACCGCACGCGAGAACATCGCCTACTTCGGTGAGCTGCATGGCATGTCGTGCGCGCAGATCGCGCAGCGCACAGCTTTGCTGTCGAAGGCGTTGGACATGGACGACATCCTCGACCGCCAGACCGAAGGCTTCAGCCAGGGCCAGCGCACCAAGACCGCGATTGCGCGCGCATTGGTGCACGACCCGCGCAACGTGATTCTGGACGAGCCCACCAACGGCTTGGATGTGATGACCACCCGCGCCATGCGTGGCTTCCTGCAGCAGCTGCGTGCGGAAGGGCGCTGCGTGATTTTTTCCAGCCACATCATGCAGGAGGTGGCAGCACTGTGCGATCGCATCGTCATCATCGCCAAGGGCACGGTGGTGGCCTCCGGTAGCGCCGACGAACTGCGCGCTGCCACTTGTGAACACAATCTGGAAGACGCCTTCGTCAAGGCGATCGGCTCGGACGAGGGATTGCACGCATGA
- a CDS encoding alpha/beta hydrolase: MTMVKQSTMVAAMLIAMLAAGCQRAAAPAAAHDVAGKPTAAAPGTAVQRPASKTPPGNAAGHRFGTLLFTPCTLSAGGAAGNIEAQCASLRVPENPAAPSGRSIALKIAWLESEAGGGSTPDPVFFIAGGPGQSATEVAAIVDMGLHEVRKQRDIFLVDQRGTGGSHPLECRDAAGKPLALENGSEATAEQLTAYAGRCAAGLRDDADPRYYTTSEAIGDLDAVRAALGVQSLNLIGASYGTRVAQHYAARYRQHTRTVVIDGVAPNDLVIGGEFARTFEDAIALQSAQCRQQPACAKRFPVDTATQLRQVVERLRQAPVAVEYRDPRTGALRHEQVTADTVAGLAFGFSYAPETASLLPLVLDEAAAGRYASLMALAQMSASSMSDQMNRLMQWSVLCSEDAGRYHPPAHQATTLLGNEVAEMFFAPCKVWPSTPAPAAESAPFRSTLPVLLLSGQLDPVTPPRYAERVLQGLPNGRHVIAPGQGHGVFRLGCMPKVLSQFMQTADAKTLDTTCVASLNTVPAFTSFNGWEP; encoded by the coding sequence ATGACGATGGTCAAGCAATCCACAATGGTGGCGGCAATGCTGATTGCGATGCTGGCTGCCGGATGCCAGCGCGCCGCAGCGCCCGCCGCAGCACACGACGTTGCGGGAAAACCCACCGCGGCAGCGCCGGGTACGGCTGTGCAGCGGCCCGCGTCAAAAACGCCGCCGGGCAATGCCGCAGGCCATCGTTTCGGCACGTTGCTGTTCACGCCGTGCACGCTGAGCGCTGGTGGTGCTGCCGGCAACATCGAAGCGCAGTGCGCGAGCTTGCGCGTGCCGGAGAATCCGGCCGCGCCGAGCGGGCGCAGTATTGCGTTGAAGATCGCGTGGCTGGAGAGCGAAGCCGGCGGCGGCAGCACGCCCGACCCGGTGTTCTTCATTGCCGGTGGACCGGGGCAATCGGCCACCGAAGTGGCGGCGATCGTGGACATGGGGTTGCACGAAGTCCGCAAGCAGCGCGACATTTTTCTGGTCGATCAGCGCGGCACCGGTGGCTCGCATCCGCTGGAGTGTCGCGACGCGGCCGGCAAGCCGCTGGCGCTGGAGAACGGCAGCGAGGCCACCGCCGAGCAATTGACCGCGTATGCAGGCCGATGCGCCGCCGGCCTGCGTGACGATGCCGACCCGCGTTACTACACCACCAGCGAAGCCATTGGCGATCTGGATGCCGTGCGCGCGGCACTGGGCGTGCAGTCGCTCAATCTGATTGGTGCCTCGTACGGCACACGTGTGGCCCAGCACTATGCCGCACGCTATCGGCAACACACGCGCACCGTGGTGATCGATGGCGTGGCGCCGAACGATCTGGTGATCGGCGGCGAATTCGCGCGTACGTTCGAAGATGCGATCGCGCTGCAGTCCGCGCAATGCCGTCAGCAGCCTGCCTGCGCCAAGCGTTTTCCGGTCGATACCGCCACGCAGTTGCGCCAGGTGGTCGAGCGGCTGCGGCAGGCACCGGTGGCGGTGGAGTATCGCGATCCGCGCACGGGTGCCTTGCGCCACGAACAGGTCACTGCCGACACCGTGGCGGGCCTGGCGTTCGGGTTTTCGTATGCGCCGGAAACCGCCTCGCTGTTGCCGCTGGTACTCGATGAAGCGGCCGCAGGCCGGTATGCCTCGTTGATGGCGTTGGCGCAGATGAGCGCGTCGAGCATGTCCGATCAGATGAATCGTCTGATGCAATGGTCGGTGTTGTGCAGCGAAGACGCCGGGCGTTATCACCCGCCCGCCCACCAGGCGACGACGCTGCTGGGCAACGAGGTGGCCGAGATGTTCTTCGCGCCGTGCAAGGTGTGGCCCTCCACGCCGGCACCGGCCGCTGAGAGCGCGCCGTTCCGCTCGACGCTGCCGGTCTTGCTGCTCTCCGGCCAGCTCGATCCGGTCACGCCGCCACGCTATGCCGAGCGGGTGCTGCAGGGCCTGCCCAACGGCCGGCATGTGATTGCGCCCGGCCAGGGGCATGGCGTGTTCCGGCTGGGCTGCATGCCCAAGGTACTAAGTCAGTTTATGCAGACCGCCGATGCCAAGACGCTGGATACCACCTGCGTTGCCAGCCTCAACACCGTGCCCGCCTTCACCTCGTTCAACGGATGGGAACCATGA